In Solidesulfovibrio fructosivorans JJ], a genomic segment contains:
- a CDS encoding GlcG/HbpS family heme-binding protein → MPVTLETARRLIEAAKEKALSLGVPMVVAVVDAGGNLVALDRQDDALLVSIELARDKAYSAVAVKTDTATIGRLAQPGAELFGLGRASGGRIVTFGGGLPLVENDKVVGGIGVSGGSVAEDTACATAGQKAF, encoded by the coding sequence ATGCCCGTCACCCTCGAAACCGCCCGCCGCCTGATCGAGGCGGCCAAGGAAAAAGCCCTGTCCCTCGGCGTGCCCATGGTCGTGGCCGTGGTCGACGCCGGCGGCAACCTCGTGGCCCTGGACCGCCAGGACGACGCCCTACTCGTCAGCATCGAACTGGCCCGAGACAAGGCCTACTCGGCCGTGGCCGTCAAGACCGACACCGCCACCATCGGCCGACTCGCCCAGCCCGGGGCGGAACTCTTCGGACTCGGCCGGGCCTCGGGCGGGCGCATCGTCACCTTCGGCGGCGGCCTGCCCCTTGTGGAAAACGACAAGGTCGTCGGCGGCATCGGCGTCAGCGGCGGTTCCGTGGCCGAGGATACGGCCTGCGCCACCGCCGGGCAAAAAGCGTTTTAG
- a CDS encoding glycyl radical protein — MSQQQVTTARKAPAHPTLTMPEAHGPTERIEKALERFVATEPAICPERAVLITESYKETEALPMVLRRAKALEKILANMSIFIQDGELLVGNQAGKPRSAPIFPEFSCKWVASELDRLEKRTADVFRISEDTKAQLRQAFAYWDGKTTNEFAAAMMPPEALEAHNDVVYTVGNYFYNGVGHISVDYAKAIGQGLNSVIAAAKKAMAALDYADAGQLKKYHFLEAVIIANKAVIAFAGRFAELAEKLAATCDDPLRADELKEIARICRKVPANPAETFHEALQAFWFVHLVIQIESNGHSISPMRFDQYMYPYYAREKQRLLPEKAQELLDQLWIKFSELNKVRDETSTMAFAGYPMFMNLIVGGQKRDGTDATNDLSFMCLQAAANTRLYAPSLSIRIHEGTPAALYRKAAEISRMGMGYPAYYNDRVIIPALLARGLAREDARDYGIIGCVEPQVGGKTEGWHDAAFFNMGKVVELTLNDGVDQRTGKQIGPMTGSLETFRTFDDVMAAYKAQTAYFVRLMASADNAVDMAHAMRCPLPFLSSLVDDCIASGKSLQEGGAHYNFTGPQGVGVANAGDSLTAIKKLVFDDKALTMAELRELLATNFEGHEDLRQMLLNRAPKYGNDDDYADALAHDAALVYCEEVNRYENPRGGKFQPGLYPASANVPLGSVVAATPDGRKAWTPLADGVSPISGCDTCGPTASVLSVAKLDHEIASNGTLLNQKFHPSALEGDTGLDNLKAVTETYFQNGGFHVQYNVISRETLLDAQANPDAYKGLVVRVAGYSAFFTALDKSLQNDIIARTEQTF, encoded by the coding sequence ATGTCCCAGCAACAGGTCACCACAGCCCGCAAGGCCCCCGCGCACCCCACGTTGACCATGCCCGAAGCCCATGGCCCGACGGAACGCATCGAAAAAGCCCTGGAACGCTTCGTCGCCACCGAACCGGCCATCTGCCCCGAACGCGCCGTGCTCATCACCGAGTCCTACAAGGAAACCGAAGCCCTGCCCATGGTCCTGCGCCGGGCCAAGGCTCTGGAAAAGATCCTGGCCAACATGTCCATCTTCATCCAGGACGGGGAGCTTCTCGTCGGCAACCAGGCCGGCAAGCCCAGAAGCGCCCCCATCTTCCCGGAATTCTCCTGCAAATGGGTCGCATCCGAACTCGACCGGCTGGAAAAGCGCACCGCCGACGTGTTCCGCATCTCCGAGGACACCAAGGCCCAGCTGCGCCAGGCCTTCGCCTATTGGGACGGCAAGACCACCAACGAATTCGCCGCCGCCATGATGCCGCCCGAAGCCCTGGAAGCCCACAACGACGTGGTCTACACCGTGGGCAACTACTTCTATAACGGTGTCGGGCACATCTCCGTGGACTACGCCAAGGCCATCGGCCAGGGCCTCAATAGCGTCATCGCCGCCGCCAAGAAGGCCATGGCCGCCCTGGATTACGCCGACGCCGGACAGCTGAAAAAATACCACTTCCTTGAAGCGGTGATCATCGCCAACAAGGCCGTCATCGCCTTTGCCGGCCGCTTCGCCGAGCTGGCCGAAAAACTCGCCGCCACCTGCGACGATCCGTTGCGGGCCGACGAGCTCAAGGAAATCGCCCGGATCTGCCGCAAGGTGCCGGCCAACCCCGCCGAGACCTTCCACGAGGCCCTGCAAGCCTTCTGGTTCGTCCATCTGGTCATCCAGATCGAATCCAACGGCCATTCCATCTCGCCCATGCGCTTCGACCAGTACATGTATCCCTACTACGCCCGCGAAAAGCAGCGCCTGCTGCCGGAAAAGGCCCAGGAACTCCTGGACCAGCTGTGGATCAAGTTTTCCGAGCTCAACAAGGTGCGCGACGAGACCTCGACCATGGCCTTCGCCGGCTACCCCATGTTCATGAACCTGATCGTGGGCGGGCAAAAGCGCGACGGCACCGACGCCACCAACGACCTGTCCTTCATGTGCCTGCAGGCCGCGGCCAACACCAGGCTCTACGCCCCGTCGCTGTCCATCCGCATCCACGAGGGCACCCCGGCGGCGCTCTACCGCAAGGCGGCGGAGATCTCCCGCATGGGCATGGGCTACCCGGCCTACTACAACGACCGGGTCATCATCCCGGCCCTGCTCGCCCGGGGACTGGCCCGCGAGGACGCCCGCGACTACGGCATCATCGGTTGCGTGGAACCGCAGGTCGGCGGCAAGACCGAGGGCTGGCACGACGCCGCCTTCTTCAACATGGGCAAGGTGGTGGAGCTGACCTTAAACGACGGCGTGGACCAGCGCACGGGCAAACAGATCGGCCCCATGACCGGCAGCTTGGAGACGTTTAGGACCTTCGACGACGTCATGGCCGCCTACAAGGCCCAGACCGCCTACTTCGTGCGGCTGATGGCCTCGGCGGACAACGCCGTGGACATGGCCCACGCCATGCGCTGCCCCCTGCCGTTCCTCTCCTCCCTGGTCGACGACTGCATCGCCTCGGGCAAATCGCTCCAGGAAGGCGGCGCGCACTACAACTTCACCGGTCCCCAGGGCGTGGGCGTGGCCAATGCCGGCGACAGCCTGACCGCCATCAAGAAGCTGGTCTTCGACGACAAGGCGCTCACCATGGCCGAACTGCGCGAACTGCTGGCCACGAACTTCGAAGGCCATGAGGACCTGCGCCAGATGCTGCTCAACCGCGCGCCCAAGTACGGCAACGACGACGACTACGCCGACGCCCTGGCCCACGACGCGGCGCTCGTCTACTGCGAAGAGGTCAACCGCTACGAAAACCCGCGCGGCGGCAAGTTCCAGCCCGGGCTCTACCCGGCCTCGGCCAACGTGCCCCTGGGGTCGGTGGTGGCCGCCACCCCCGACGGCCGCAAGGCCTGGACGCCGCTGGCCGACGGCGTGTCGCCCATCTCCGGCTGCGACACCTGCGGCCCCACGGCTTCGGTGCTGTCCGTGGCCAAGCTGGACCACGAGATCGCCTCCAACGGCACGCTCCTGAACCAGAAGTTCCACCCTTCGGCCCTGGAAGGCGACACCGGCCTCGACAACCTCAAGGCCGTGACCGAAACCTACTTCCAAAACGGCGGCTTCCACGTCCAATACAACGTGATCAGCCGCGAAACCCTGCTCGACGCCCAGGCCAATCCCGACGCCTACAAGGGGCTCGTGGTGCGCGTGGCCGGCTACAGCGCCTTCTTCACGGCCCTCGACAAGTCGCTCCAAAACGACATCATCGCCCGTACCGAGCAGACTTTTTAG
- a CDS encoding glycyl-radical enzyme activating protein: MNWKQRQHSFSLADRDRPGPTGLVFDIQRFAVHDGGGIRTLVFLKGCPLRCRWCQNPESMNPAPEIMRIAHTCISCVKCMALCPRQAIRFAANGTVVIDREACDLCGECVATCYAGSMTIVGRYLTPGEVLDEVCRDAKFYTVSGGGVTFSGGEPTLQLDFLRACLREAKARGLHTAIETCGHAPWTSFAGLLGDVDLFLCDIKHMDGARHRELTGVSNERILENIERLSQAGAAVRLRLPLIPGANDSEANVTATARFAAGLPHLRGFDILPYHRLGESKWRQLDRPYPMTGVAPHTRAEVLARAALAGEYVATVGIGG, translated from the coding sequence ATGAATTGGAAGCAGCGACAGCATTCGTTCAGCCTGGCCGACCGCGACCGTCCCGGTCCCACGGGCCTTGTTTTCGACATCCAGCGTTTCGCCGTGCACGACGGCGGCGGCATCCGCACCCTGGTTTTCCTCAAGGGCTGTCCACTGCGCTGCCGGTGGTGCCAGAACCCCGAATCCATGAATCCGGCCCCGGAGATCATGCGCATCGCCCACACCTGCATTTCCTGCGTGAAGTGCATGGCGCTTTGCCCGCGACAGGCCATCCGTTTCGCCGCAAACGGAACGGTGGTCATCGACCGCGAGGCCTGCGACCTGTGCGGGGAGTGCGTGGCCACCTGCTACGCCGGTTCCATGACCATCGTCGGCCGCTACCTGACGCCCGGGGAAGTCCTGGACGAGGTGTGCCGGGACGCGAAGTTCTACACCGTCTCCGGCGGCGGGGTGACCTTTTCCGGCGGCGAGCCGACCTTGCAGCTCGATTTCCTGCGCGCCTGTCTGCGCGAGGCCAAGGCCCGGGGGCTGCACACCGCCATCGAGACCTGCGGCCACGCGCCCTGGACCTCGTTTGCCGGCCTGCTCGGCGACGTGGATCTCTTTTTGTGCGACATCAAGCACATGGACGGCGCGCGCCACCGCGAGCTGACCGGGGTGTCCAACGAACGCATTCTGGAGAACATCGAACGCCTGAGCCAGGCCGGGGCGGCGGTGCGCCTGCGCCTGCCGCTTATCCCCGGGGCCAACGACAGCGAAGCCAACGTCACGGCCACGGCCCGCTTCGCCGCCGGCCTGCCGCATTTGCGGGGCTTCGACATCCTGCCCTACCACCGCCTGGGGGAATCCAAGTGGCGCCAACTCGACCGGCCCTATCCCATGACCGGCGTCGCGCCGCACACCCGTGCGGAAGTGCTGGCCCGGGCCGCCCTGGCCGGGGAGTACGTGGCCACGGTCGGCATCGGCGGCTAG
- a CDS encoding phosphatase domain-containing putative toxin produces the protein MESDPTLIFDSIREQGLPSHFRSLAGPWAVPITTTPPSRQGLAELRASGSEQPSSSEMATTIKGLAPEVTVVDLRQESHALLGEHPVSWYGLRNWANDGKSLQAVECDEETRIGDLPPCGEAAVSRVISKDPDGALAEVRVEEVAYDRARSEQEALCGLGLGTFRIAVRDHSRPSDADVDRFIRFVRELPPGTWLHFHCHAGDGRTTTFLLLYDMLRNAAVLGLEELAARQHMIGGIDLLHTPHTGWKGALYNERAAFVGRFHHYAGTRDFRRVLWTQYLASA, from the coding sequence ATGGAAAGCGATCCGACCCTGATTTTCGATTCCATCCGGGAACAAGGGCTGCCCAGCCACTTTCGCAGCCTGGCCGGCCCCTGGGCCGTCCCCATCACGACCACACCGCCCTCGCGCCAGGGCTTGGCGGAACTGCGCGCCTCGGGCAGCGAACAACCCTCGTCGTCCGAGATGGCCACGACCATCAAGGGGCTGGCTCCCGAGGTCACGGTGGTGGACCTGCGCCAGGAATCCCACGCCCTGCTCGGCGAACATCCGGTCAGCTGGTACGGGCTCAGGAACTGGGCCAATGACGGCAAATCCCTGCAAGCGGTGGAATGCGACGAGGAGACCCGCATCGGCGATCTGCCCCCCTGCGGCGAGGCGGCGGTGTCGCGGGTCATTTCCAAGGACCCGGACGGCGCCTTGGCCGAGGTCCGGGTGGAGGAGGTCGCCTACGACCGGGCGCGAAGCGAGCAGGAAGCGCTTTGCGGACTTGGGCTGGGAACGTTTCGCATCGCCGTGCGCGACCACTCGCGGCCGTCCGACGCGGACGTGGACCGCTTCATCCGCTTCGTCCGGGAACTGCCCCCAGGCACCTGGCTCCATTTCCACTGCCACGCCGGCGACGGGCGCACCACGACCTTTCTGCTCCTCTACGACATGCTGCGAAACGCCGCCGTCCTCGGCCTGGAGGAGCTGGCCGCCCGCCAGCACATGATCGGCGGTATCGACCTGCTCCACACGCCGCATACCGGCTGGAAGGGCGCGCTCTACAACGAACGGGCCGCCTTCGTCGGCCGCTTCCACCACTACGCCGGCACCAGGGATTTCCGCCGGGTGCTGTGGACGCAATACCTGGCCTCGGCCTGA
- a CDS encoding aminoacyl-tRNA deacylase: MAQKTRATVVLSQAGVPFTTVRYAYEADSHHIGLHAAAAIGEDASRVLKTLMVSVDGKPACAVVPSDGELSMKRVAAAFGGKSAKMLPPAEAERVTGYHVGGISPFGMRKKVPTAMEEAVFTEASVVTNAGQRGEMVRLAPEDALRVLGAVRAPLLA; encoded by the coding sequence ATGGCGCAGAAAACCCGGGCTACCGTCGTCCTTAGCCAGGCCGGCGTCCCCTTTACCACCGTGCGTTATGCCTACGAGGCCGACTCCCATCACATCGGCCTGCACGCCGCCGCGGCCATCGGCGAAGACGCCTCGCGGGTGCTCAAGACCCTCATGGTGTCCGTCGACGGCAAACCGGCCTGCGCCGTGGTGCCGTCCGACGGGGAGCTCAGCATGAAACGGGTGGCGGCCGCCTTTGGCGGCAAGTCGGCCAAGATGCTGCCCCCGGCCGAGGCCGAACGGGTGACCGGCTACCATGTGGGCGGCATAAGCCCCTTCGGCATGCGCAAGAAAGTCCCCACCGCCATGGAAGAGGCCGTTTTTACCGAAGCCTCCGTGGTGACCAACGCGGGCCAGCGGGGGGAGATGGTGCGGCTTGCGCCCGAGGACGCCCTGCGGGTGCTCGGGGCCGTCCGCGCGCCGCTGCTCGCCTGA